A DNA window from Borrelia hispanica CRI contains the following coding sequences:
- a CDS encoding DUF787 family protein, with amino-acid sequence MPSDTISVNLTHSRLDLNQVSYYTPILVYKCAKIKLNSASPKHKILYLNINDYEKAIGALEKEGNNGDDEFNNEKEYLKQAIQSFFAEDDKGLRAVTLAIYKDTAEAKGIKELFKRSRNSFIVFINTYASNNDGGDGLTIYKDDYTNFKDPAHFFVFATKESEIKELFKNGSNSKSKIIVVHSKGTQQLHLRFVSKYLHEASMFHAVNPYGLTFSGINPITNSEEITKLRQANINFYSHLNETGLDGFPAFKEGICLDSSPIDEIFTYDYIKYEFIAELIRIWNLNNRQNSKLSALQLSGQRDTAYSAAIACKLKEFVDAGIIVSYSKLKIQISASASLKLFLSISITYNYSMKGVVLNITTQDIQSYQNSLKEV; translated from the coding sequence ATGCCATCTGATACAATTAGCGTTAATTTGACGCATTCTAGATTGGATCTAAATCAAGTAAGTTATTATACACCAATACTTGTTTACAAATGTGCAAAAATCAAACTTAATAGTGCATCGCCAAAACATAAAATATTATATCTGAATATAAATGATTATGAAAAGGCAATTGGTGCACTTGAAAAAGAAGGTAATAATGGTGATGATGAATTTAATAACGAAAAAGAATATTTAAAACAAGCGATTCAATCATTTTTTGCAGAAGATGATAAAGGATTAAGAGCTGTAACACTAGCGATATATAAAGACACAGCAGAAGCAAAAGGGATTAAAGAGCTATTTAAGAGAAGTAGAAATTCTTTTATTGTGTTTATAAACACTTACGCAAGTAATAATGATGGTGGTGATGGTCTTACTATTTACAAAGATGATTATACCAATTTCAAAGACCCTGCTCACTTCTTTGTTTTTGCAACTAAAGAATCTGAAATAAAAGAATTGTTCAAAAATGGTTCAAACTCTAAATCTAAAATTATTGTTGTTCATTCTAAAGGAACTCAACAATTACATTTGAGATTTGTATCTAAATATTTACATGAAGCAAGTATGTTTCATGCTGTAAACCCTTATGGACTTACATTTAGTGGTATCAATCCTATTACTAATAGTGAAGAAATTACTAAGCTTAGACAAGCTAATATCAATTTCTACTCACACCTTAATGAAACTGGACTTGATGGTTTTCCAGCTTTTAAGGAGGGAATTTGTTTAGATTCTAGCCCTATCGACGAAATTTTTACTTACGACTATATCAAATATGAATTTATTGCGGAACTTATTAGAATATGGAACTTGAATAATAGACAAAATAGTAAATTATCAGCACTTCAACTATCAGGACAAAGAGATACTGCTTATAGTGCGGCTATTGCATGCAAACTGAAAGAGTTTGTTGATGCAGGTATAATTGTTTCTTATTCTAAGCTCAAAATACAAATATCGGCAAGTGCTTCACTAAAACTATTCTTATCAATAAGTATTACTTATAACTATTCTATGAAGGGCGTGGTATTGAATATCACAACACAAGATATACAAAGTTATCAAAATAGCTTAAAGGAGGTTTAA
- a CDS encoding DUF1463 family protein yields MEQVYNLTKIFFSIKDKQIQSGKLELTSEPTTRAVSSTEDMGLPVVSFRDP; encoded by the coding sequence ATGGAGCAGGTTTATAATTTAACGAAAATATTTTTCTCAATCAAAGATAAGCAAATTCAAAGTGGGAAATTAGAACTTACTAGTGAACCTACAACAAGAGCTGTATCTAGTACTGAAGATATGGGACTTCCGGTAGTTAGTTTTAGAGACCC
- a CDS encoding DUF764 family protein — protein MILDITTIEKCIISTLKDFIKFASIYNLSVDIINTYNHPYMSKYTVDNSNIIAVQFTDIDGLFEHNSRTGVFYNNVNEFAIHFQLYFMALTSNSNKDAYERLMLLYALFSDFLHDSATQSFTFTPEDNCDYQKNLKFHIRHTTNMQNNGLLDVNSNHSKSTYCLSQGFIANIQIKEEKVKEQNNAI, from the coding sequence ATGATTCTGGATATTACTACCATTGAAAAATGCATAATATCCACTCTAAAAGACTTTATAAAATTTGCAAGTATTTACAATCTTTCTGTTGATATTATAAATACATATAACCATCCATATATGTCTAAATATACAGTGGATAATTCAAATATAATTGCTGTGCAGTTCACCGATATTGATGGTCTATTTGAGCATAATTCAAGAACAGGTGTGTTTTACAATAATGTGAACGAATTTGCTATTCATTTTCAACTATATTTTATGGCACTAACGAGCAATTCAAACAAAGATGCATATGAAAGACTTATGTTGCTTTATGCATTATTTAGCGACTTTTTACATGATTCTGCGACTCAAAGTTTTACTTTTACACCTGAAGATAATTGTGACTACCAAAAAAATTTAAAATTTCACATTCGCCATACAACAAATATGCAAAACAATGGTCTACTTGACGTGAATAGCAATCATAGCAAATCAACTTATTGTTTAAGTCAGGGATTTATAGCAAATATACAAATAAAAGAAGAAAAAGTGAAGGAGCAAAATAATGCCATCTGA